The Aliivibrio salmonicida LFI1238 genome contains the following window.
CAATCAATTAGCTTTACATCAATCGGGTGACTGGCTTTCTCACCAAAAATTCGAGTCAATTGTTCTACTGCAGCTTGTTTTATTACTGCCTTTCCTGCTTTCTTACGAGTTGCTGCATCGACACCGACAAAGCCAAATAAAGCGCCAACGCCATCAAACGTACTGGCATCATGGATTTCGACTAATGGCCCTATGCGGCTGCTGGCAGAGCCTGATAATCCCTCTTCTCTCCAGAAAGGCGTGTCATAAATAGCAAAAAACTTTGCGTGTGCCGCCATCCATGTTGCTGTAGAGCTAAAATGTTGCGTTGTTTCTGTCGGCAAGCTTGGTGTGAAAGCAACACGGTCAGCTAAGAGGCGTAACGGCATGGCAAAAATCACATGAGCCGTTTCAATCGTCTCTGGTTGACTGTTGTGCATCAAAATAACAGAAGAGTGATTGTTTTCTTGAGATCTCACATGAGTCACCGTGCTATTTAGTTGCACTCGATGAGAAGGTAAAGTGGCCAATAGTGCATCAACAAGGCTTTGCATACCGCCTGCAATTCTCATGGATGTGGGAGATTGCTCAAATCCAGAGTCATAACGTGTTGGTGCGCTGTTTTGTTGGTTATCGAGTAAATAAGCGCCTTGAGAGTACTGTGGGAAAATAGGCAACATTAAGTCATCGATAAGTTGCGTAATACGTGGGTGCATTTGTGGCCAAAACCAAGATGGGCCCATGTCTACGCTATCTAATGGAGATAATTTCGTTGATGAAGATAAAATTGGTGACGATAAAATTCGGCCCCCAATGCGATCTCTCGCTTCAATGACTCGATACTCTTTTCCCATTTTTTCAAGTTGATGTGCCATGTATAGTCCACTTAAACCGGCACCAACAATCAAATACTCTGTTTTCATTTTTTGTCTCGCTTATGCTTGAATTTGGTGTATGTGGTGGCCTGTTTTTATCCAGACGGTACAGTTGTGCTGCCCGATGGTTGCTTGCAATGAATCGCCAATAGGCAAGCGAAGCCAATCAAATTTTTCATAGTTGGTGTGCTCATGGATAAATGATCCATCAATGACCAGTATTTCTATTCCACCTTGGTTTTCAAGTTCAATGGTCTGATTGGCTTGCCATTGCTCAAGGCGAACTACCTCATGTTTAAAGGTGTGCAATAGTTGAAATTGAACCCCATGACGTGTCGAGTCGTTGCTAACGGGCTGAGTTTGGGTATCAATATGAACGGGCGTGTTGTCACCGTCTTGGTATTGCCCTAGCTTGACTAAAATCATGCAGCCATCTTTCACAACCGGAGCGTGTGATGTTCCTACTGGGTTGCGCATGTAAGTACCAACAGGGTAGTCACCATGCTCGTCTGCAAAAATGCCTTCTAATACTAAAAACTCTTCGCCGCCAGTATGAACATGAGAAGAAAAATAACTGTCAGATTCATAATTTACTAGAGAGGTGGCTGTTGCAATCTCACCACCATCACGCTCTAACATCTTACGTGTTACCTCTTTAATAGGGGATGGGACCCACGTTGATGCCGTGAAAAAAGCGTTCGCTTGTAGCGATAAGTCAGTGTGTAGTTTCATGGTAAACCTGCGTGAATGGCGAGTAATTGCATCTATTGTGTTATTTTTCTTTAGGTGTAACAAACCAGAACTTCTATACTTACACTAAAGTTTTTCTTTAATGGTTAATGTTGGAATAAGGAGTGAGAATGAAATTAAATCATTTAAATTGCTTGAAAGCGTTTGAAGCCTCTGCTCGTCACTTGAGCTTTTCTTTAGCGGCAAAAGAATTGAATGTCACGCCTGCTGCCATTGGCCAACAAGTGAAATTGTTAGAAGAATGGCTAGGGATCTCTTTGTTTGAGAGGCGCTCCTCTGGGGTATCACGGTTAGCATTAACCAAAGAAGCCTTGCAGGGCTTACCTGAAATTACTCGTGGTTTTGAGCATTTATCTCAAGGATTAGCTTTATTAAAGCCAGCTGAAGTGAATACTATTTTAACCGTGGCAGTCAGCCCTGCGTTTGCCGCGAAATGGTTATTAATGCGCATTGATGACTTCCAAACATTGCATCCTGAATGGGATCTGAGATTAGATACCAATATTAGAACCGTTGATTACCTTGCCGAGAGCATTGATATTGGTGTTCGTTATGGTAAAGGGGAGTGGGAAGGGTTAGATAATATCTTGTTAATGACCGAGTCTGTTTTTCCGGTCTGTTCTCCTGAGTTGTTAAAGAAAGGATTGAATAGCGTGGAATCATTGGTTGATTTTCCATTACTGCATGATCTTTCTTTACCTAAAGAGAGTGGCTTTCCTTCGTGGAGTGGTTGGTTTGAACAGAATGAAATTTACAATGTAAATACAGATAAAGGATTGAAGATAAACAATTCCGCCTCTGTTATTCAGGCAGCGATAAGTGGACAAGGCGTGGCATTAGGTCGAAGTGTGTTGGTACAAGAGGATCTGGACGGGGGGCGTTTAGTTCAGCCTTTTCCTGAGTTGCAATGTAATATTGAATTAGCTTATTACATCGTTTGGAAACCGAGTACAGTGTCTAATGAAAAGGTTGCGGTATTTAAGCGTTGGTTATTAGCTCAAGTTGCGACATAGTCATTACTTAAGTGAATGAACTTGCGCAATGTATACACTCTATTAATATTAAAGAGGTGTCTGTTTTATAAACTGTTTTTTAAATGAACGCTCATCTACATTTTAGTTGATCTAGTTCTCATCAAATTATGATCAATTTGGAATGAGGAGATAACATAATGATAATAGTGTTTGTAAATATGAATCTCATTCCTACTTTTTGTCATCATTGCATGAGTAGCTATTAATTATGCGTAAATTATTGTGATTACTATGAAGCCAATAACGTCTCTTTTCTTATCGACCTTTGTTATTGGGTTATATCCTTCTTTGGCGACGGCAGATACTGCGGTTACGCCAATGAAGATTTATGCTCAAGCTCCTCTTCATTTAAATACGCTCACTACTGAACTTCGTTCCGCTTTTGCATTAAAAGAAGACAGCGTCGAATTGTTTGCGACGGGAACGATCGCCAGTGTGTGGGCACATTCTGAAAGCTTCAATATGGATTATTATCAGAATCAGGTCATTACGGGGGCTCAATGGCAAGTGACATCAAAGCTTAAAGCAGAACTTAAATATCAATACAGTTATGCCGGTAATAATGGATTAGATTCGTTTGTTCATGGCTTTCATGACTTTTTTGGTATTGGTCAGAACGGACGAGATGAAGTAGATAATAATAGTTTCAATATTTCTATTCCTAAGTACGGTGTTGAAATTGAAGATTTTGAAGGCGAAACGCTATCGAGTGCTTTACATAGTTATCTTGAGTACGAAGTGTTTTCAAATCAATACAATGCAATTAGCCTAGGGGCAAGTTTGTATTTAAACCATGTCAACAGCGGTTCATTTAAGCGTGATAGCTTTGAGCAAGGTCTGCAAGCAAATTACAGTTTTAGTTATGACAAACACGCCTTGTTTTCGACTGTCGGTGTGACGTTCAGAGACGCGGGATTAAGCACTTCTATTCCTTATAAAAAGAATACGGCTGCGTTTGCTATTGGTTATGGGTATGCAATTACTCCCTCTCACCATCTTGTAACGTCATATCATATTTATGAGGGTGCGCTTGATGAGGGGGGAGATTATGCCGAAGCATCACATGAATACGTATTAGGTTATCGATATTTATTAGAGGCGGCAGCGTTTGAGTTTTCAGTGATAGAGAATGCGGTGAATATGGATAACTCTACTGATATTGCCTTTACGTTTGGTGTGCGCTACGTACTGTAATTGATGAATAAAAAAATCCCAGAGAACAGGAGGATGAGTTCTCTGGGGAATGTTGGTACTTCAGCAAAGTTACCTTAATACTTATAGGATATGGCTTTTTAGTTTTCCAGTCCGTTTCTCATAGAAGATGATGTTAAAAATATAACGTATTGATTTTAAATCAAACTAAATGAAGACAAAATAAATATTCCTACCGTACAAGTGACTAATGAAGCAACGGTTGTTTGGGCAATGATATTCGCCGCTAATGTTGCATTCCCTCCCATGGCTCTTGCCATTACATAACTGGCCGCTGCGGTTGGCGCGGCACTCATAAAGAATAGCAAACCTAAATCCAATCCTCTAAAGCCAAACATGATGCCACCTGCGGTAATTAGAAAGGGACTTAATATAAGTTTATAGCTAGTAGCAAACCACGTAGGGCCATTGTCTTTTTTCATTGAGCTTAAGTTTAGCGACCCCCCCGCACACAATAATGCCAAAGGCAGTGTCATGTTTGCGAAGTATTGCCCTGCTTGAGTGACCATCTCAGGGATTGGAATTGAGAGAAATGAACACACAACGCCCAATAGAATCGCAATAATTAACGGATTTTTAGTGAGTGTTTTAATTATCACCCCAAACGCTTGTTTTTCGTTATGCTCTTCTTTTGGTGTTAAGGCAATAACGGCCTGAATATTATAGAGCACAGTAGTTGATGCGACATAAATAGCGGCTAAAGCAACGCCAGAATCACCATAAGCGTTAGCAACATAAGCCAGTGCAATGATGGCTGTGTTTGCACGAAACCCGCCTTGAATAATAACGCCGTGATCTTGCTTATCCTTAAAAACGAGCTTAGTTGAAAAGGTGGTGAATAAGAAGAAAGCAACGTTTGCAATAAGACCATAAATAATTAAACGGCTACTGGATGAGAAATCATGATCAGAATTTACGATGCTTAAAAAGAGCATCGCGGGTAAGGTGACTTGAAATACGAGCTTAGAAGCGACTTCAATAAAGTTGTCGTTAATTAAGTGAATGCGTTTCAGTACAACACCAAGAAACAGCATTAAGCATATAGGGCCTGTAATTGATGCTGAAAATAGCAGTTGAGTGATTAAATTATCCATAGTTATGTTCTTCGTCGCTTCCTAGTAGAAGTGTTCATTTTACACACAAAAAATCAAATTTCCGTTGTGGATATCCACATCTTTTCCTTGTTTTACTTGAATAGTGCGATGACTTTGATTTTTTCATTAACACATTGGGTGAAAGCCTATTCGTTATCGGTATTTATCTTTCTTGTGAATGTTTTGTTTTATTCGTTTTAGTAACTAAAGAGATCTTATGCATGACTCTAAAAGGTGAATTGATGTAAATACGAACATAAAGAACCACGGTATTTTTAATTTCAGTATGTAAACGTTAACGTGGTAGAACCAGTTCCCATCAATTAGCTATTCAATATTGAGATGATTTTTATTTAACTACGATGTTAAATTATAAAATAAACAAGAAGGCATTTTGAATAAATAAATAGGTGAAATAACTAAACACCCTGTTTAATTGAAGATAATGATATTTTTTCACCATTATTAATAGGTGGAAGTACATGGCTATTTTATTCGTATTTATCCTATCTAAGTAAGTGTTATGAAAGTCTATATGTGAGATCACATATTTAAAAAAATAATCGGTAATTTTGTTTTTTTATGGAAGTAATTCAAATAAAAAGCATTCAGTCACTGATTTTTTATATTTGATTTATTTTTAGCATATTTATTTTTTCTGAAATAAATATGCCTATAGGATCTTATCTATTTGATTTTAAATATTACCTCCCAGTTTCTATGGGCATGCCGACTTTATGTTTAATCATTTGTTTTTTGTATGTATGCGAGTTTTTGATACGGAGTATACATTTTATTATTTATTTTAAATTAAATGATTATGATAATGTTTTCGTAATGTAAAAATTTATTTAAAAGACTAATAAGTTATTTAACGGGTTTGTTTATATTAGTTAGATAGGTCTTTTATTCTATTTGGTTATATTACTTAACGAATGAAAGCTAAAATTATAATGACATTATTAATAATAGTAGTTTGGCTTTCTTAATTTAATCTATTTTAATACATAGGTTTGACTATATTTTATTGATATAACGTTGGTATTAAATGAAAAACATAATCAGTAATGCATATAATTTCTCAGATTTTATTAATTCTGGTGTTGATACTAGAACGGGAAGTTACTCGGCTCAAATAAAGCTGTTATCGATGATTGGCAATCGTCTTAATGGTCCTTATTTTGATTTAACTGTTGGTTATAATACAAATAATGCGATTGATGTCGGTTTTGGAAGAGGGTGGTCATTGCCACTCAGTTCTTTTGATAATGTAAATTCAATGTTGAGTTTGAGAAATGGTCAACAATTCAAAATTGAATGGAATTCAACAGAGAATGAGTATGTAGCGCCATACCGAAAATTAAAAGATGTCCGTATTTACTATGTATCTACGCCAGGGACAGAGCAAGGTGAAATAAAGGTTATTAATGCCTCTGGAGAGATCGAATTTATTGATTGGAAAGAAGGTACTCTCAGTCGACTATACAGTGCAAAAGGTCATCTTCTTCGTTTCTCGTACACCAATTATAATTTCCAAAGAACATTGTATAAAGTCGAAGACAGTTTTGGATTAAGTATAAATATTGATACGTGGTCAGACGAATGGCTGACAAAAATTTCATTATATAACAAAGATATGTTGCTTAAGTCATCCACAATTAGAAAAATAAGTGGCGGTGATTTTAAACGCTTGTCGTATGCGACATTGCCCAACAGAGAAGATCTGTATTTTCAATTCGAATACTCATGGTTCAGTGATACTGGAATGGATCTGTTGTTAAAAACAACCTACCCAGCCGGATATTCAGAAGAGGTCACGTATTACGAACGTGGCTTTTTAATGCCTGATGGCGCGCCAAATAAATATGTACCACAAGTTACGAAGATGAGGGTATCTCAAGGTGTCGCATTACCTGTTCGAACGCATACTTATACCTATTCGGATAAAAACTATTTAGGTTTTGCGAGTGATCGGGCTTACGTTGCCGGTGAAGACACTCTTTTTAAAGCAGCACAAGATTATAAATATTCTGCAATTGAAACCATCGATAATGAGATTGAAATTCAGAAGACATACACCAAATATCACTTAATTGAAAAAGAGCGTTACCTCTCTAGAGGATCATCATACCAAGAAGTAAATTATGAATATTATGCAAATAATGCTGTCGGTATTGAATATCAGGAGCCTCAATATACCTATTTGAAAAAGAAAGAAATTGCATTTTTAAATGGTTCTTCAATAAGTAAAAAATTGGAATTTTATCAGTTTGATGAGTGGGGTAATAATATAGAGCACACTGATGAAAGTGGTATTACAACGGTGAGTCAATATGAGCAGAGTGCACAAAGTCATTTTAAAAATATCCCTGTATCACAAAGCATATTGGATAGAAAAAGAAACGTAGTAAATAAAAAAGAATTTACCTACAAGACATTGCCTTCTTTATTAGATGATCATTCTTTTTACGTTCTTGAGACGGAAGAAATAAATGGGCAAAAAACGAATTATCAGTTTTATGAAAATCGCCAAAATATTGAAGTTTACGGAAAGAAACGAGAAGAATTTTCAGTGGTGTCTGGCGCGACTCCGATGCGTTATTCTTACACGTATGATTTTAATCAGGATCACCTTGTTTACCAAGTGCTCACGGAAAATGGATCATTACATTATTCCAATACCGAGCATTATGATTTTTTAGATAGCCAACTTATTTATAAAAAAGAACCAGAGGGCGTCGAACTCGAAGTTAATTACGATGAGTTGAATCAAATAAATAAAGAACGCTTATTAAAAGATAACCGCCTTTATTCTGAAAAAACGTACCAGAGTCATATTGATAGTGACAACTATGTTTTAAGTATCGAAGATTCTGAGGGTGAAATAACCGTTCAGACCTACAGTGCTAATGGTCATGTCCTTTCAATGGCGACAAAAATTGGCAGTAATAACACAATGGCTTACACCAATCAGTATGATGCGTTTGGCCAGAAAATCTCGACAACGCAATACGACAATCTTGATACGAGAACACTAGAATTAACAACGCGTTATGAATACGACTTATATGGCCATATTAATCGTACTATCTACCCTTCAGGAGCGGTAGAAATAAACCAATTTGACTATGCATCTCGAACTCACACTAAAGGCATCGAAGGGAAGAGGGTACGTTATTTCTCATCAAGACACGTGGGGCAATACCGTCGTGGAGCAGTATTTTGATAGAACAGGCCAACTTCTTTACGAAATCCCTTATCAGTATGACCTAACAAACCGTTTAATTCGTACAGAAACAAGTCGTGGTTCAGTGATTGAATTCAAATATGATGCGTTTGATCGCGTGATAGAAAAAGCAACTCGTTTTGCGGGTAAGAACGCTTCAGAGTCATTTGTCGATAGAATGAGCTATGACAAAAGAACCAAAGAAGAAAGCCTAACGCTTCATACTCGAGAGGGGCTATTAGGTGATAATGAAAATACCCACGCGACCATTATTAGTAATCAATACGATAACTTTGGGCGCCTGACGGAAAGGCACGTCAATGGCTTACGTTACCAGTACAAGGATTATGATGATTCAAACCGTTATCAAAGCGTTGTTCTGCCAAATGGCCATTCGGCGACGTACACCTATCACCCAGTGCTTGGGCTGGTTACAAAGCAAGAAGTCAGTAATGATACATCCTCAACTCGACGCTTTAGCTATAACAAACGTGGGTTAGTTGTGAGTGATTCGGCATCGATGACAAGCAGTCAATATGAGTACGATGCATTTGGAAATCCAAGTAAAAAAACGGTGACGAGCTTAGGCGCGACAACAGAAAACGCCACGTTTTCATATTCAGCAAAAGGACTTTTGTTGTCTATGCGTGATTTTACCGGCAACACAAAAGCACTCACTTATGATGGCTTTGGCCGTGTTCAACAACTTGTCTTTGGAAGCCGTGATGCAACCGCCGTCGTTGATCTCAGTTATGACCAATTTGATCGGCTTGTCTCGCAACATTATGAGGATGGAAATGACCAAGTAGAGATGTATTTGGACTACGGTGTCAATGATATGGAAAGTCGTCGTCGTTGGGTTCGTAATGGAAAAGAGACGTTAAAAATGGATCTTTCCTATGACCAGTCTATGCGGATTATCGAGCGAAAAACCACGACGAATGGAATAGTTCAAACAGAAACGTTTGATTATGATCAACTTGGTCGAATTACTGAGTTTGTCAGTGCAGGAGTGAACCCGCCGAAAGATGTCACGGGAAGAGAGATCGTAAAGCAGCAGTTTTATTATGACCATTTCGATAATATTACGGATTTGGTCACACAGTATCAAAATGGGATTGTGAACACTGAAAGCCGAATATTCGATACTGACATGCCGACTCGATTACTCAATATTTATAATACACATGGGGATTTCCCCAACCAATCTTTTGAATACGATGCTCTTGGTAATCGAGTGAATTTATCACAGAGGGGGTATCAACTCAGCTATAACAATTATGGTCAGTTATCTGAAATACGAGATGATCAAGAAAAAGTAATACGCACGTACCATTACGATGCGATTGGAATGCAAAGTGTTTCCGTTGATGCATTAGGGAACATTGCCCAACTTTATTATCACCATGACGAGCTAGTTGCAATCATGAGAGCCAATGAATCAATGGCTTTCTCTGGGGCGCACAGTGGTAAATCACTGACGATCACAACGGATCTGAAAAGCACTAAAGCAAGCTATAGCTACCTTGATGGAACGAACAGTAATTTAGGGTCTACGCGTGAGCAGGCGACTCACTCTAGTTCATCATACTTACCTTTTGGATGAGGATTATCCATGTTTACTACTTTATCTCGACGTAATTTTTTAAAACAAACGGCTTGTGTTAGCTGGAGCTGTTGCTGGGGGAGTGAAAGGCATTGCCTCAACGATCAAAGCAGGAAGTGGAATGTCTTTTGCGCATAAAGCGTGGGGATCAAAAACATTTATTAAAATTACAGGCTTTTCTAATAAAAATATATTGGGTCAAATATCCCAAGCTCCAGCCATCAAGTTTGCGGGTCTATCTGCTGACATGGTTGGCGTCGTTGGGGCTTCAATGGTGATGGCGGCGACGGTACAAGATGATAAAAAGCTGAAATTATGGGGTTCAATCATTAAATTCGGTGGTGGAGTTTCTAAAGGGATCATTAAAACCGTGGATAACTGGAACCCTAAGCTAGTGACGTCATTTACCGGGAAATCGTTTGGTAAAACAAAGCAGAGTTGGATCAAATCAGACAAAAAATTTGATATGAGAGTCGATTGGGCAAAACGAGGTCTTTCTGTTTCTAAAGACCCTTGGTCAATTACCGATCAAATTATTGCTCAAACACAAGGGAACAGCAGTTCAAGTGCTTCTGAGGTTACTCAATCTTCATCTGTCTTTGTGTCGAATTCTGCCGCTCATTCGCCTCAAGTAATTAATGCATTACAACAAGGTATTAATCAAAGACAAGGTTTTTATTCCCGCTTTGTTGATAACACGATTGGTGATGGGCTTCTTATTGGTGCAGCCTAAACGTAATAAAGGATGTGTATTTTAAGGAACGCTTATATTGGAGAGGTGTGGCTGAAATAAGTAGTAAATAATGAGTGTATTTTTCAACTAAATTAAAAAGGAAGTTTATCTTATGAGAAAGTTTATATTTACATCAAGTGTCTTTTTATCTGCACTTGTTTCATTAAATGTGTACTCGAATCCACCAGGCTCATGGGTTCGAGATTTGAGGATAGTATCTGACAGCGGGTTAGGTAATACAGACATATACGCGAATGGTAATATGCAAGCGGCACTAGATATTATTTATGATCTTGAGCCTGGGTATTCATTAAAAAGCGTGACACTAAAAAAATACAATACAGGGCAAGATTTAGATGATTGGGAACAATCTTCGCACGAAAATAAATATCTGCATAATATTGGTGGGCAACGAATTGGTCATTTAAGAAGTTCTAAATTTGTACAGCGCTATTTATCGACAAGTTCGCCAAGATCAGTGTCTGTGTGCGTTGAATTAACAGCAAGTAAAGAGGGACAAGATTTCACTACTTCAACATGTGAGCCTGGAACTAACCAAGCAAGTGTGTTTGTTAATGCAATCAACCCCGTGTATCTAACAAAAAATAACTTTGAGCTTTTGCCGTGGGATATATCTTCCGAAATAGATGACTACGAATATCAGCATACGCTAAATCAACCGACAGGAATTTTAACTCAAGAGATTAGGGAGCAAGTATTAAGAAAAACAAGCGAAACACCGACTATTTTAGATATTGAAGTTGATCATCTTTTATCAGAGAGCACATCTACGCTTTATTTACAGGATAGTCTAATTAGTAAATATGGAAGTACAACGCCGACAAGTGACGATCCGTATCATTTATCGCATATTATGGCTTGGGCGGTATTGCCGAATATGGGTGTTAATAAAATTAAATACGTTGAGTCTACTGGTTGGAATAATTTTAATGCCCTTACTTTAGAAAAAAACATACCTTATGCATTTAAAAGTGATCCAAACTATTTGTTCTCAATTATCACTGAAATTATGAGATTAGATAGAGGAAAGTATGAACAATAGGCGCCTACGGCGCAAATCAAAAGGACTCAACCTCTTCCATTGTTGCCAATAAATCGTTTATCCTATCGCCATGCACGCATATAAACCCCTGAAACAATTATTTAATAGTCAAAATAACTGGCTTAAATTTCTTCATAATAACAAAGCTAACCTAAGAGCGGTCGTGATTGAAAATGTCACAAAGATGCTGTCCTGTGGGACAGCGGCTTTTGGCTCTCGCGAATATCATTGTTGCAACCCTGACTGTACCCATATCAAATATATTCACCAAACCTGTAAATCTCGAGCGTGCAGTAGCTGTGGCATGAAAGCCACAGAGCGATGGATACAAAAGCAACAACATGTCTTCCCTGAATGCGAATATCAACACATCACCTTTACCCTTCCAAACACGCTATGGCCTATCTTTCGTCATAACCGTTGGCTGTTAAATAAATTATTCAAATGTGCTGCAAACATTCTGCTGGGATGGGCAAAAGATAAAGGAATAGATGTCGGTATCTTTTGTGCTCTTCATACTTACGGTCGAAAACTGAATTGGAATACGCACTTACATTTATCGGTCACTCGTGGGGGAATTTGTGAACGTACCGGTTTATGGAAACCCATTTACTTCCAAATGAAAACGACAGAGCCTTGTTGGAGAGCGGCTATCGTCAGTTTATTGGGTAAGGCTTATTATGAGCTTGATTTATCAAGCGAAGAATGCCCCTATATCCGTAATAAAACGGATTGGTCACGCTTTTTAAGCAGTCAATATAATCGTCGTTGGAAGCTTCATTTTGCTAAAAAGACAAATAATGTAAAACCGACGATGAACTATCTTGGTCGGTATTTAAAACGGCCCCCAATTTCAGCGTCACGTTTAAGTCATTACGCCAAAGGCGGAATGATAACGTTTAATTATTTAGACCATCGAACAGGAACAACAGACAGCCTAACATTATCACCAGAAGAGATGATAAGACGGATAGTAGAGCACTATCCTGATAAACATTTCAAGATGATCCGATACTACGGTTTTTTATCAATGCGTCGTCGTGGAGAAGCTCTGCCTAGAGTTTATGCAGCTTTAGGTATGACAATAGAAGCTGAGCCGAAAATGCCAGGGTATGCCGCAATGTTAAAAGGATATGTAAAAGTAGATCCGTACGAATGTATTTTATGTGAAAGTCGTCTGGTGTTTACGAATTTCCGAGTCGGAAATTCGGTCAATGATTTAGTCACCCATGCGATAGTTCAGTCAGAATTGAGGGCAGCATAATAAGGTTTGTAGGATAAGTGTATCTAAAACTCATGAAATAGGGCTAAAACAGTTATAAAATCCCCGATAATTATATTTTCGATACCTTTTAAAAAAACAGCGATGGTGAAATTGGCTTTTTTAGACGGGCCAATGCTAACTCAGCAACATTCAAATTCCTTACCTTCAAGGTTTTGATATCTTAGGACATCAACCGGTACATTATCAAACAACCCTTTAAATAGTTGATTCTCAGTCAAGAATAGGAGGCAACCGATTGATTACCTGTATTATCGTTATATAGTCATCTACATGACTGATAAAATAAAACCACTTCCTGATACCATTGACGAGCTGAAAGCACTTGTGCTTCAGCTTGAAAATAAATATAACCGTCTTCTAGAGCAATTTCGGCTGGCTCAACATCAGCGCTTTGGTAAAAGCAGTGAATCTGACTCGACTCAATTTGATTTATTCAATGAAACAGAAGAAGAAATCATCATTGAAAATGATGACACACAAACGATTACCTACACTCGTCAAAAGCCAAAACGCCAACGCTTACCTGAAGACTTACCGCGTACTGTTATTATCCACGACATAAAAGATAAAACTTGTAAGTGTTGCGGTCTAGAGATGCATGCGATGGGTAAAGACATCAGTGAAAAGTTGGAATTTGTACCAGCTAAAGTGGAAGTTATTCAACATGTTCGTCCTAAATATGCTTGCCGAAATTGTGAAAAAAACAATACTTCAGTAGACATTAAACAAGCCCCAATGCCAGCGTCACCAATCCCTAAAGGGATTGCGACCGCAAGTTTACTTGCTCAAATTATTACGGCTAAATTTCAATACAGTCTTCCACTTTATCGTCAAGAAACGTTATTTCAGCAATGGGGTATCATTATTGGACGGCGAACGATGGCGGATTGGTTAATAAAATGCTCGGTACTATTTACCCCTCTTAATAACGAGTTACATCGTATTTTGCTTGAACAACCCACTCTGCATTGTGATGAAACAACGGTAAATGTGTTGGATGTTGAAAAAGCAAAATGTTATATGTGGGTCTACTGCTCTGGCTATGATTCTCCAGGCTCTGGTGTTTTGCC
Protein-coding sequences here:
- a CDS encoding IS91-like element ISVsa9 family transposase, producing the protein MHAYKPLKQLFNSQNNWLKFLHNNKANLRAVVIENVTKMLSCGTAAFGSREYHCCNPDCTHIKYIHQTCKSRACSSCGMKATERWIQKQQHVFPECEYQHITFTLPNTLWPIFRHNRWLLNKLFKCAANILLGWAKDKGIDVGIFCALHTYGRKLNWNTHLHLSVTRGGICERTGLWKPIYFQMKTTEPCWRAAIVSLLGKAYYELDLSSEECPYIRNKTDWSRFLSSQYNRRWKLHFAKKTNNVKPTMNYLGRYLKRPPISASRLSHYAKGGMITFNYLDHRTGTTDSLTLSPEEMIRRIVEHYPDKHFKMIRYYGFLSMRRRGEALPRVYAALGMTIEAEPKMPGYAAMLKGYVKVDPYECILCESRLVFTNFRVGNSVNDLVTHAIVQSELRAA
- a CDS encoding IS66-like element ISVsa2 family transposase, which gives rise to MTDKIKPLPDTIDELKALVLQLENKYNRLLEQFRLAQHQRFGKSSESDSTQFDLFNETEEEIIIENDDTQTITYTRQKPKRQRLPEDLPRTVIIHDIKDKTCKCCGLEMHAMGKDISEKLEFVPAKVEVIQHVRPKYACRNCEKNNTSVDIKQAPMPASPIPKGIATASLLAQIITAKFQYSLPLYRQETLFQQWGIIIGRRTMADWLIKCSVLFTPLNNELHRILLEQPTLHCDETTVNVLDVEKAKCYMWVYCSGYDSPGSGVLPGIVLYDYQSSRHGYHPVNFLKGYNGYLHTDGYQGYEQTEAILVGCWAHARRRFIEAQRVQVKGKTGSADWVLSKIQKLYRIESLLKEASPEAKYVARQTEARDLLKELRDWLDSAVSRVSPKTKLGEAISYTLNQWDKLVRYIDDGLLSIDNNRAERAVKPFVIGRKNWLFSGSTAGADSSAMLYSIVETAKANGLIPYDYIRYCLDRLCVGSPDIDSLLPWNVKDKV